One stretch of Armigeres subalbatus isolate Guangzhou_Male chromosome 2, GZ_Asu_2, whole genome shotgun sequence DNA includes these proteins:
- the LOC134210850 gene encoding serine protease inhibitor 2-like yields MAPCAQRYLLLLLLLISICVCPNESRKSAQPRPVARFSDRTEPVPTLDDQFDWQLIKHILRQENRNVALSTFSVKFLLNMLYEGTSIYSSTQQELNAPLGRNPDIHVTPSCVTVMQTLEKYAEQFLISSRVFADSMVTVSQKFATILDMQYHARIDSVNFQEADAAAETINSWISNSTRGMIPKFVTAQNIRDSVLLLVNAVYFKGLWVDVFLPSATSDQQFTTASGQTVQVPFMKQIQDHYFADSKELKAQLVRLPYSDGRFSMIVVLPNERSNLNELLNAVTPESIHAAINSMEETEVSLQLPRFRIEYDASLKTALQQLGIDRIFQDNAELGLIFRGGPVPAKVSDVLQKTVLVVDEKGSTAGSASGSTLVFTIASEPEKIVVNRPFMFFIEEESTGTVVFAGKVENPAQ; encoded by the exons ATGGCCCCATGCGCTCAACGgtatttgttgttgttgctactactgataagcatatgcg TCTGTCCCAACGAGAGCAGGAAATCCGCACAACCGCGTCCGGTGGCGCGCTTCTCAGATCGCACCGAACCAGTACCAACGCTGGATGATCAATTTGATTGGCAGCTAATAAAG CATATTCTTCGTCAAGAAAATCGAAATGTGGCTTTGTCGactttttctgtcaaatttctCCTCAATATGCTGTACGAGGGCACCAGCATTTACTCATCTACTCAACAAGAGCTGAATGCACCTCTGGGACGCAACCCCGACATCCACGTGACGCCAAGCTGTGTAACGGTGATGCAAACTCTAGAGAAATATGCAGAACAATTTTTGATTAGCAGTCGAGTATTTGCCGATAGCATGGTAACAGTATCACAAAAATTTGCAACAATCCTGGATATGCAATACCACGCCCGCATCGACAGTGTTAACTTCCAAGAAGCGGATGCCGCTGCCGAAACTATTAATAGTTGGATTTCAAACAGTACCCGAGGGATGATACCAAAATTTGTTACTGCTCAAAATATCAGAGACTCCGTCCTCTTACTGGTGAATGCGGTTTACTTCAAAGGGCTGTGGGTCGATGTATTTCTACCAAGTGCCACCAGCGATCAACAATTCACCACGGCATCTGGTCAAACTGTTCAGGTCCCGTTCATGAAGCAAATTCAGGACCATTACTTCGCGGATTCCAAAGAACTCAAAGCGCAGCTCGTTCGTTTGCCCTATTCCGACGGAAGATTTTCAATGATTGTTGTGCTGCCCAACGAGCGGAGCAACCTTAACGAATTGCTAAACGCTGTCACACCAGAATCGATCCATGCTGCGATCAACAGCATGGAAGAAACGGAAGTGAGCCTGCAGCTTCCAAGATTCCGCATTGAGTATGATGCCTCACTCAAGACGGCACTGCAGCAG TTGGGAATCGATCGCATCTTCCAGGACAATGCCGAGTTGGGTCTGATATTCCGAGGGGGGCCGGTTCCAGCCAAGGTGTCCGATGTGCTGCAGAAAACGGTTCTGGTTGTCGACGAGAAGGGCAGCACGGCAGGTTCTGCTTCAGGGTCAACGCTGGTGTTCACGATTGCCAGCGAACCGGAGAAAATCGTTGTCAATCGTCCATTCATGTTCTTCATTGAGGAGGAGTCAACCGGAACGGTTGTTTTTGCTGGAAAGGTGGAAAACCCAGCGCAGTGA